One genomic region from Rhizomicrobium palustre encodes:
- a CDS encoding lipopolysaccharide biosynthesis protein has translation MKGSGAHMLKGSAWMISLRWAMRLIGVVSTIILARILTPQDFGIVAVAMILVGLFEMLNMTGQAAAIVRLEAPTREHYDSAWTVSVAIGLFIAAAILIAAPFTEHYFHEPRAILVMQCLAVRAVLGGLENIGTVDFSRELRFDRFFVYNVVTKVLQFVLTVTLAVVLRNYWALVVGILAGQASRTALSYWMSPFRPRLSFARTGEIWSFSIWTFARSVAGYLQTQVDNIAIGGIAGAAMMGRYTVAKDIATSPTQEIMTPMIAALFPVMSKCRNDPEELHRLYLRMLGWSAIICLSTGVGVAMVAPDMVRVILGPKWIDATPLVVFMALNAATATLLSGTGTLLDVLGKPGLSAQIQWTRFALFTAVIFAVAWSFRSVMAVVETRVIVSALFIPSVIFAVRNASGVSARDHLSAMWRPALAAAGMALAIWGVHGINPFGPLIRLSVDVLVGALSFTGLLLGLWELSGRPRAAEGDILTLLEHARIKVLRFSAQPAN, from the coding sequence ATGAAGGGTTCCGGCGCGCATATGTTGAAAGGCTCCGCCTGGATGATTTCCTTGCGTTGGGCTATGCGCCTGATTGGTGTGGTCAGCACCATCATCCTCGCCCGCATCTTGACGCCACAGGATTTTGGCATCGTCGCGGTGGCGATGATCCTGGTCGGGCTATTCGAAATGCTGAACATGACCGGACAAGCCGCCGCCATCGTGCGTCTGGAAGCGCCCACCCGCGAGCATTACGATTCCGCTTGGACGGTTTCCGTGGCCATAGGCCTCTTCATCGCCGCCGCCATTCTGATTGCAGCACCTTTCACAGAACACTACTTCCACGAGCCGCGCGCTATTTTGGTGATGCAATGCCTTGCCGTGCGCGCCGTGCTGGGCGGGCTGGAAAATATCGGAACGGTAGATTTTAGCCGCGAGCTGCGCTTCGACCGCTTCTTCGTCTACAATGTCGTTACCAAGGTGCTGCAATTCGTGCTGACGGTAACCTTGGCGGTCGTGCTGAGGAATTACTGGGCGCTGGTGGTCGGCATTCTGGCGGGACAGGCTTCGCGCACGGCGCTCTCCTATTGGATGAGCCCTTTCCGCCCGCGCCTCTCCTTCGCGCGCACCGGCGAGATCTGGTCGTTTTCCATCTGGACCTTCGCGCGCTCGGTGGCGGGCTATCTGCAGACCCAGGTCGACAACATCGCTATCGGCGGTATCGCGGGCGCGGCCATGATGGGGCGCTACACAGTCGCGAAAGACATCGCCACCAGCCCAACGCAAGAAATCATGACCCCGATGATCGCGGCCTTGTTTCCGGTGATGTCGAAATGCCGGAATGATCCCGAAGAACTGCACCGGCTTTACCTGCGCATGCTCGGCTGGTCGGCAATCATCTGCCTTTCTACCGGCGTGGGTGTCGCCATGGTCGCGCCCGACATGGTGCGGGTTATTTTAGGCCCGAAATGGATCGATGCGACGCCGCTGGTCGTGTTCATGGCGCTGAATGCCGCTACAGCAACATTGCTTTCAGGCACCGGCACGCTTTTGGACGTCTTGGGCAAACCCGGCCTCAGCGCACAAATCCAATGGACCCGTTTTGCCCTTTTCACGGCGGTCATTTTCGCGGTGGCTTGGAGTTTCCGCAGTGTCATGGCGGTGGTGGAAACGCGTGTCATCGTCTCGGCGCTGTTCATCCCCTCGGTGATTTTCGCAGTGCGCAATGCGAGCGGCGTCTCCGCGCGCGATCACCTTTCAGCGATGTGGCGGCCTGCTCTGGCGGCGGCGGGGATGGCGCTCGCCATTTGGGGGGTGCACGGCATCAACCCCTTCGGCCCACTGATCCGCCTGTCCGTGGATGTGTTGGTAGGCGCGTTGAGTTTCACCGGGCTTCTGCTGGGGCTGTGGGAATTGTCGGGGCGCCCGCGCGCGGCGGAAGGTGATATTCTCACCTTGCTCGAACATGCGCGGATCAAGGTTTTGCGGTTTTCAGCCCAGCCCGCGAATTAG
- a CDS encoding FemAB family XrtA/PEP-CTERM system-associated protein translates to MDARDAILLSQLKVRAAGPGDGAGWDGFVLARADGSFFHRFGWREVLSRNFGLKPHYLIAERGGEIAGVLPLFHQKSRLFGNGLIAAPFCVEGGPLGDADAVAALDHAALALMAQTRAPFLEYRSRKAERAGWVAKRDLYAGFCRALSSKEEENLTAIPRKQRAVVRKAIASPLKGGVEEGVEALYRVYAESVRNLGTPVFPKRYFADLRAAFGADCDVMVIRDNGEPVSAVLNFYHNGTVLPYYGGGSSAARKSGANDLLYWEVMRHAVARGCTHFDFGRSKAGTGAFAFKKNWGFEPEWLEYEYFLKPGTSLPEKNPNNPKYAAFISLWKKLPMPVANFLGPFLIRGLG, encoded by the coding sequence ATGGATGCGCGTGATGCCATCTTGCTTTCTCAGCTCAAGGTCCGCGCTGCCGGGCCCGGGGATGGAGCAGGTTGGGATGGTTTTGTGCTCGCGCGCGCTGATGGCAGTTTCTTTCATCGTTTCGGCTGGCGCGAAGTTCTTTCGCGCAATTTCGGTCTCAAGCCGCACTATCTCATTGCCGAGCGCGGCGGCGAGATCGCAGGCGTGCTGCCGCTATTTCATCAGAAAAGCCGCCTTTTCGGGAATGGGTTGATCGCGGCGCCGTTTTGTGTCGAAGGCGGGCCCTTGGGCGATGCGGATGCGGTGGCGGCTCTGGATCACGCCGCGCTCGCCTTGATGGCGCAAACAAGGGCGCCCTTTCTCGAATATCGCAGCCGCAAGGCGGAGCGTGCCGGCTGGGTCGCCAAGCGCGATCTTTATGCCGGGTTTTGCCGCGCGCTCTCATCTAAGGAAGAGGAAAACCTCACCGCCATTCCGCGCAAGCAGCGCGCCGTGGTGCGCAAAGCCATCGCCTCGCCGCTAAAGGGCGGGGTGGAAGAAGGTGTGGAGGCGCTCTATCGTGTCTATGCCGAAAGCGTGCGTAATCTCGGCACGCCGGTTTTCCCGAAACGCTATTTCGCCGATTTACGGGCCGCCTTCGGGGCCGACTGCGATGTGATGGTGATCCGGGACAATGGTGAGCCTGTCAGTGCCGTCTTGAACTTTTATCACAACGGCACGGTGCTGCCGTATTACGGCGGCGGAAGCTCTGCTGCACGCAAGAGCGGCGCCAATGATCTTCTTTATTGGGAGGTGATGCGCCATGCCGTGGCGCGTGGCTGCACCCATTTTGATTTCGGCCGCAGCAAGGCCGGGACGGGCGCTTTCGCCTTCAAGAAGAATTGGGGTTTCGAGCCGGAGTGGCTGGAATACGAGTACTTCCTGAAGCCTGGCACCAGCCTGCCGGAAAAAAATCCGAACAATCCCAAATACGCAGCATTTATCTCGCTGTGGAAAAAGCTGCCGATGCCCGTGGCGAATTTCTTAGGCCCCTTCCTAATTCGCGGGCTGGGCTGA
- a CDS encoding XrtA/PEP-CTERM system exopolysaccharide export protein, which yields MQRKVLAGLPAVMLVMAFTLLVSGCASHLPPPPAVPENATAYRIGPGDSLGIFVWQNRELSTEVPVRPDGKISLPLVNDMTAAGKTPTELSTDIQDQLKKYVNNPLVTVIVHSFVGPYAQQVRVVGEAQRPQSLAYRDRMTVLDALIAVGGLTPLASGDRATLVRSVDGKQVSYGLRLDDLIKDGDMSANAPLAPGDVIIIPQTYF from the coding sequence ATGCAACGTAAGGTTTTGGCCGGCCTCCCGGCCGTTATGCTCGTGATGGCGTTTACCTTGCTGGTTTCAGGCTGTGCTAGCCACTTACCTCCACCGCCCGCTGTACCTGAGAACGCCACCGCCTATCGCATCGGGCCGGGGGATTCGCTCGGCATTTTCGTCTGGCAGAATCGTGAGCTTTCCACCGAGGTGCCCGTTCGCCCGGATGGCAAGATCTCGCTGCCGCTGGTCAATGACATGACCGCCGCGGGCAAGACGCCGACCGAGCTTTCCACTGATATTCAGGATCAACTGAAGAAATACGTGAACAATCCGCTGGTCACGGTGATCGTGCATTCCTTTGTCGGCCCTTATGCGCAGCAGGTGCGTGTGGTCGGTGAGGCGCAGCGCCCGCAATCCTTGGCCTATCGTGATCGCATGACGGTGCTGGATGCCTTGATCGCGGTGGGCGGGCTTACACCTTTGGCTTCGGGGGATCGCGCGACTTTGGTACGTTCTGTCGACGGAAAACAGGTAAGCTATGGCCTGCGACTCGATGATCTCATCAAGGATGGCGATATGAGTGCGAATGCGCCTCTGGCGCCGGGTGATGTGATCATCATTCCTCAGACTTATTTCTAG
- a CDS encoding TIGR03013 family XrtA/PEP-CTERM system glycosyltransferase, producing MQNTLELSQTQAATLARLPWVASTTPNYRLRRRFLPSSRTTLAGLDLVFMAGFMAALIYAVHARLGFATPVQTIAVILTMASLSMAFAYAAGCYRPDALVNFSTSITRLVVALAVSAALSMLIIHFALAQLFDALAFQSASRSLTIVLLGTGASLIAGMTTRPLFLAMARRHWFRRHILIIGTGIRAQHLRDLFRRSDRRLAELHFVTEDYLGGTPPMVGGEPVRPLPEVQSVAELEDQLHIDQVVVAVDDLNGLHFDHLLPWKANGVPVFDFNTFLERETGRVDLTWTASHWLVYSEGFRFGFLDRGLKRVLDITVSLGLLLLTLPTLVVIAFAILFEDFGPIFYRQERVSQNGKTFKIIKFRTMRVDAEKFGAQWASQNDPRVTRIGRFLRRSRIDEVPQLINVLLGEMSMVGPRPERPVFVDQLNAQIRLYHLRHSIKAGVTGWAQINYPYGASVEDAEKKLEYDLYYLKNFSVLRDLSIMLQTFRVLVFAQGSR from the coding sequence ATGCAGAACACGCTAGAATTGTCCCAAACTCAAGCGGCCACACTCGCCCGCTTACCATGGGTTGCATCCACCACGCCGAATTATAGGCTGCGCCGCCGCTTCCTGCCGAGCTCCCGCACCACTTTGGCCGGGCTCGATCTCGTCTTTATGGCCGGGTTCATGGCGGCGCTGATCTATGCCGTGCATGCGCGATTGGGCTTCGCCACGCCGGTGCAAACCATCGCGGTGATCCTCACCATGGCGAGCCTGTCGATGGCCTTTGCTTATGCCGCGGGGTGCTATCGCCCCGATGCGCTGGTGAATTTCTCGACCTCGATCACGCGGCTGGTGGTAGCGCTGGCGGTGAGCGCGGCGCTCTCCATGCTGATCATCCATTTCGCTCTGGCGCAGCTCTTTGATGCCCTCGCCTTCCAGAGTGCGAGCCGCAGCCTGACTATCGTGCTGCTCGGCACGGGCGCCAGCCTGATCGCGGGCATGACGACAAGGCCGCTGTTCCTGGCCATGGCACGCCGGCATTGGTTCCGCCGCCATATCCTCATCATCGGCACCGGCATTCGGGCGCAGCATCTGCGCGATCTTTTCCGCCGTTCCGACCGCCGATTGGCAGAACTGCATTTTGTCACCGAAGATTATCTTGGCGGCACTCCCCCCATGGTGGGCGGAGAACCGGTGCGCCCGCTTCCCGAAGTGCAAAGCGTCGCCGAGCTGGAAGATCAGCTTCATATCGATCAGGTGGTCGTGGCGGTGGACGACCTCAACGGGCTGCATTTCGACCATCTCTTGCCTTGGAAGGCCAATGGCGTGCCGGTGTTCGATTTCAATACCTTCCTGGAACGCGAGACCGGCCGCGTCGACCTCACCTGGACCGCCTCGCATTGGCTGGTCTATTCCGAAGGCTTCCGCTTTGGCTTTTTGGATCGCGGGCTGAAGCGCGTGCTGGATATTACGGTGTCGCTGGGGCTGCTGCTCTTGACCTTGCCGACACTGGTAGTGATCGCCTTTGCCATCCTGTTCGAGGATTTCGGGCCGATCTTCTATCGCCAGGAACGCGTCAGTCAGAACGGCAAGACCTTCAAGATCATCAAATTCCGCACCATGCGCGTGGATGCCGAAAAATTCGGCGCGCAATGGGCAAGCCAGAACGATCCGCGCGTCACCCGCATCGGGCGCTTTCTGCGCCGCAGCCGCATCGATGAAGTGCCACAGCTCATCAACGTGCTCTTAGGCGAGATGTCGATGGTGGGGCCGCGGCCCGAACGGCCGGTATTCGTGGACCAGCTCAATGCGCAAATCCGGCTTTATCACCTGCGCCATTCCATCAAGGCCGGCGTCACCGGCTGGGCGCAGATCAACTACCCCTACGGCGCATCCGTGGAAGATGCCGAGAAGAAGCTGGAATACGACCTTTATTACCTGAAGAACTTCAGCGTGCTGCGGGATCTTTCGATCATGCTGCAGACCTTCCGCGTGCTGGTGTTTGCACAAGGCTCTCGCTGA
- a CDS encoding glycosyltransferase, with protein MRRPRLLFISPRYLLPADMGGKIRTAHVLKGLKGGHFDVTLISPAPPVIPDTEQSELFALCDRFLSWAQLPRGPLHNYTRLRYLVAREPVSVVTDWSGAAARAVASAIAGADLVVADFLHAAILLPEKLEKPSVLFTHNVEAEIFARHAELAKNPITRRIWQSQWQKMRSFEAKSLRRFDGVVAVSERDRATFQKAYGVAAAVIPTGVDLDHFAFHPPKEGPPVVAFTASMDSLANIDGVRWFLDKVWPLIVAEVPGAQMRVIGRNPDPGLVAETKRRGLTCHFTGSVKDVCPYLEDVQAYVIPLRAGGGTRIKAFEAMAYGLPVVSTSVGIEGLGVTPELHYLNADSPEAFAASVLRLLRDPALRWRLSLAARQLVEENYSSRKVGRVFEDICINAMQKPFSESLVQTPARGRSAA; from the coding sequence GTGAGGCGCCCGAGGCTGTTGTTCATTTCGCCGCGTTACCTGCTTCCGGCGGATATGGGCGGAAAAATCCGCACCGCGCATGTGCTGAAGGGGCTGAAGGGCGGGCATTTCGATGTCACGCTGATCTCGCCTGCGCCGCCGGTCATTCCGGATACAGAGCAATCCGAGCTCTTCGCACTCTGCGATCGGTTCCTGTCTTGGGCCCAGCTTCCGCGCGGGCCGCTGCACAATTATACGCGGCTGCGCTATCTCGTGGCGCGCGAGCCGGTTTCGGTGGTTACGGATTGGTCGGGCGCGGCGGCGAGAGCTGTAGCATCGGCTATCGCTGGGGCTGATCTGGTGGTGGCCGATTTCCTCCACGCCGCCATTCTGCTGCCAGAGAAGCTCGAAAAGCCCTCCGTGCTGTTCACCCATAATGTGGAGGCGGAAATCTTCGCCCGCCACGCCGAACTCGCAAAGAACCCGATTACCCGCCGCATCTGGCAAAGTCAGTGGCAAAAGATGCGCAGCTTCGAGGCGAAATCCTTGCGCCGCTTTGATGGGGTGGTGGCCGTATCGGAGCGCGACCGCGCCACTTTTCAGAAAGCCTATGGCGTCGCCGCAGCTGTTATTCCCACTGGTGTCGATCTTGATCACTTTGCCTTTCATCCGCCCAAGGAAGGTCCGCCGGTAGTCGCTTTCACCGCCTCCATGGATTCGCTCGCCAATATCGATGGCGTGCGCTGGTTCCTGGATAAGGTGTGGCCGCTGATTGTCGCGGAAGTGCCGGGCGCGCAAATGCGGGTGATTGGGCGAAATCCCGACCCCGGATTGGTGGCGGAGACCAAACGCCGGGGTCTTACCTGCCATTTCACCGGCTCTGTGAAGGATGTTTGCCCATATCTCGAAGATGTGCAGGCCTATGTTATCCCGCTGAGAGCTGGTGGGGGCACGCGCATCAAGGCCTTTGAAGCGATGGCTTATGGCCTGCCGGTGGTCTCGACATCGGTTGGGATTGAAGGGCTCGGTGTGACGCCAGAGCTGCATTATCTCAATGCTGACAGCCCGGAAGCCTTCGCGGCCTCTGTGCTGCGGCTGCTCCGCGATCCTGCTTTGCGCTGGCGCCTTTCGCTGGCAGCCCGGCAACTGGTCGAGGAGAACTACTCCTCACGCAAGGTTGGCCGGGTGTTCGAAGACATCTGCATCAATGCGATGCAAAAGCCGTTCAGCGAGAGCCTTGTGCAAACACCAGCACGCGGAAGGTCTGCAGCATGA
- a CDS encoding nucleotide sugar dehydrogenase yields MKLSIFGMGYVGVVSGVCLARLGHQVIGVDVNADKVGMINRGQSPIVEPGVAQAMAELVAAGRLSATTDVEKAIGESDVSFISVGTPSSRSGAASLESIDHVTVEIGAAISAKTTPHTVVVRSTVPPGTVRDRIAPALARTSGRKLGEGLHIADNPEFLREGRAIKDFANPPFTLIGASDPAAIETLKALYKDIDAPFIETDEYTAESIKYLCNIFHAVKIGFANEAGAVLKELGVDAREALRVFCEDRVLNISPAYLKPGFAFGGSCLPKDLRGFLSLADARGVETPFLSSLMSSNERHITRAFEMITSGGRQKIAFFGLSFKPGTDDMRESPLVALAEKLIGKGYGLSIYDKDVELARLTGANKSFIEQEIPHLGALLKDSVEETLEGAGVIVIGHLGAAEAETVARLQKGRRIVDLQGVARLERLESYQGICW; encoded by the coding sequence ATGAAGCTTTCCATCTTCGGTATGGGCTATGTCGGTGTTGTGTCGGGTGTTTGTCTGGCGCGGCTGGGGCATCAGGTGATCGGTGTTGACGTAAATGCCGATAAGGTGGGGATGATCAATCGCGGGCAATCGCCCATTGTCGAGCCCGGTGTGGCGCAAGCCATGGCGGAACTTGTCGCGGCGGGAAGGCTCAGTGCCACAACGGATGTTGAGAAAGCGATAGGCGAAAGCGATGTGTCCTTCATTTCGGTGGGCACGCCGTCCAGCCGCTCTGGGGCCGCTTCGCTCGAAAGCATAGATCATGTCACGGTCGAGATCGGTGCAGCGATTTCCGCCAAGACAACTCCGCATACGGTAGTGGTCCGCTCCACGGTTCCGCCAGGAACGGTGCGCGACCGCATCGCGCCGGCTTTGGCGCGCACCTCCGGGCGCAAGCTGGGCGAGGGCCTGCATATTGCCGATAACCCGGAATTCTTGCGCGAGGGGCGGGCCATCAAGGATTTCGCGAATCCGCCTTTCACCTTGATCGGGGCAAGCGATCCTGCCGCGATAGAAACCCTTAAGGCGCTCTATAAAGACATTGATGCGCCGTTTATCGAAACCGACGAATACACCGCGGAGAGCATCAAGTATCTCTGCAACATCTTCCATGCGGTGAAGATCGGCTTCGCCAATGAGGCGGGGGCGGTGCTGAAGGAGTTGGGGGTTGATGCGCGCGAGGCCTTGCGGGTGTTCTGTGAGGACCGTGTGCTGAATATCTCGCCCGCGTATCTGAAGCCGGGCTTCGCCTTTGGCGGATCCTGCTTGCCCAAGGATTTGCGCGGCTTTCTCTCCCTGGCGGACGCTCGCGGGGTGGAGACGCCATTTCTGTCCAGCTTGATGAGCTCTAATGAGCGCCACATCACCCGCGCCTTCGAGATGATCACAAGTGGCGGGCGCCAGAAGATCGCCTTCTTCGGCCTGTCCTTCAAGCCGGGTACGGATGACATGCGCGAATCCCCCCTGGTGGCCTTGGCGGAGAAGCTGATCGGCAAAGGCTATGGCCTTTCGATCTATGACAAGGATGTTGAGCTGGCGCGGCTCACAGGCGCCAACAAATCCTTTATCGAGCAGGAAATCCCCCATCTCGGCGCTTTGCTGAAAGACAGCGTGGAGGAAACGCTGGAGGGGGCTGGAGTGATTGTGATCGGCCATCTTGGCGCAGCCGAGGCGGAAACGGTGGCGCGCCTGCAGAAAGGGCGCCGCATCGTCGATCTGCAAGGTGTTGCGCGGCTGGAGAGGCTGGAAAGCTATCAGGGGATTTGCTGGTGA
- a CDS encoding glycosyltransferase family 4 protein: MTSVLTATTLFPNCARPAFGAFVATRLRELVGSGKLHATVIAPVPFFPLPIRHPQLGRIDRVPYREEYSGMAVYHPRYLVLPKIGMRLTPFTLYHAMHTTLRQLLSEGHRFDLIDAHYFYPDGVAAVRLAKEFGLPVVVTARGTDINLIPRFSGPRRAILDAAAKADGVITVCQALKDEMVALGAQGSKIRVLRNGVDLKLFHPKDRDKDRTALGLHRRTLVSVGWLIERKGHHHVIAAMPELPDTDLLIVGDGPERAALERLAARLGVGGRVRFLGMRAQKDLPAIYRAADALVLASSREGWANVLLEAMACGTPVVASNVWGTPEVVASPVAGVLMKQLDAAGVAEAVVRLFKSLPTRGDTRLYAEQFGWAPTTQGQIALFREILERRTRHHSVPTLASNPHL; the protein is encoded by the coding sequence ATGACCTCTGTCTTAACGGCAACAACACTGTTCCCCAACTGTGCAAGACCGGCCTTCGGTGCTTTCGTTGCGACACGGTTGAGGGAGCTTGTCGGGTCAGGAAAGCTGCATGCGACCGTCATCGCGCCGGTGCCGTTTTTTCCCCTGCCCATCCGGCATCCGCAGCTCGGCCGCATCGATCGTGTTCCGTATCGAGAGGAGTATAGCGGCATGGCAGTTTATCACCCGCGCTATCTCGTCCTTCCCAAAATAGGAATGCGCCTCACCCCATTCACGCTGTATCACGCGATGCACACTACGCTTCGCCAGCTTCTTTCAGAGGGGCATCGCTTCGACCTCATTGATGCGCATTATTTTTATCCAGATGGCGTGGCTGCCGTGCGTCTGGCCAAGGAGTTTGGCCTGCCCGTCGTGGTCACAGCCCGTGGCACGGATATCAATCTCATTCCCCGGTTTTCCGGGCCGCGGCGCGCCATTCTTGACGCTGCCGCCAAGGCCGATGGCGTGATCACGGTCTGCCAGGCCCTGAAAGACGAGATGGTGGCGCTCGGCGCGCAAGGCTCGAAAATCCGCGTATTGCGCAACGGCGTCGATCTTAAGCTTTTCCATCCCAAGGATCGCGACAAGGACCGCACCGCACTAGGGCTGCACCGCCGCACCCTTGTGAGTGTGGGCTGGCTGATCGAGCGCAAAGGCCATCATCACGTGATTGCCGCGATGCCGGAATTGCCAGACACCGATCTTCTCATCGTGGGCGACGGCCCGGAACGCGCCGCGCTTGAACGCCTTGCCGCCCGACTGGGCGTTGGCGGCAGGGTGCGCTTTCTTGGCATGCGTGCGCAAAAAGACCTTCCCGCGATCTATCGCGCAGCAGACGCGCTCGTGCTCGCCTCCTCGCGCGAAGGCTGGGCCAATGTGCTGCTCGAGGCGATGGCCTGCGGCACGCCGGTGGTGGCTTCCAATGTTTGGGGCACGCCCGAAGTCGTAGCAAGCCCGGTCGCGGGAGTCTTGATGAAGCAGCTTGATGCGGCGGGCGTTGCCGAGGCTGTCGTAAGATTGTTCAAAAGCCTCCCCACCCGCGGCGACACCCGTCTTTACGCGGAACAATTCGGCTGGGCGCCGACAACGCAAGGGCAGATCGCTTTATTCCGCGAGATCCTGGAACGCCGCACGCGTCATCATTCCGTCCCGACACTGGCGTCAAATCCACACTTGTAA
- the prsK gene encoding XrtA/PEP-CTERM system histidine kinase PrsK, with product MGQGLSLFAGFLTGLGFAGFSVALPVWGKRTWPNAFLSIAAAATSLWAITILLVGADIANPAIARTAASLREGCWIALTIALLRQDAPQHSLWRRLAVCAALLVGFDIFLTVRDGTIDTGLGLRLSPPLTHFAVAVMGLILTENLYRNASRSRLWSVKLLIAGLASLYGYHIVREIPPLLGGEMIVPFALAEPLLYLVCLPLFVVTAVRSQSLRLKVHSSRRVVFHSATLIVAGIILQGTAAAALYVRHFGGTPATVLAIVLGFSSLVALIVALSAETVRSQIRTFINENFYSYKYDYRQEWMKFNQSLTRYEDRGGPERALFALSDLLDSPGGAIFVRRQGWKQFARLAYSTFGENLGPIQESDPLLATMTDPGCAFIEASTQSVWLTRFPEAWLVVPLFHQNTLIAFCLLGKPRAAKRLDWEDRSLVGLIASQLAAALVHEQTALALADSQQLAEFNNRVSFALHDLKNTAGQLNLLVQNAEKFGDDAAFRSDMMDTIRHAGDNLQKLIGKLRDGDTPRPAKTKSSVILNEVLSRCARKRPGVVVAEESPQALALSQPSTFESALDHVIANATEASPEPGSVSLSLVSREGRLCVCVRDQGPGMSEEFLARELFRPLRTTKKKGLGIGAYQARALMRELGGDIEVESIVGQGTSVWLILPQAQDAETLS from the coding sequence ATGGGTCAAGGACTCTCCCTATTTGCAGGATTCCTGACGGGGCTCGGCTTTGCCGGATTTTCCGTTGCATTGCCCGTGTGGGGCAAGCGAACTTGGCCAAATGCATTTCTTTCCATCGCGGCGGCGGCAACCTCGCTCTGGGCCATTACGATCCTCCTTGTGGGAGCGGACATCGCCAATCCCGCCATCGCGCGTACGGCGGCATCTTTGCGTGAAGGCTGCTGGATCGCGCTTACCATCGCGCTGTTGCGCCAGGACGCGCCGCAGCACAGCCTGTGGCGCAGACTTGCGGTATGCGCCGCCCTGCTGGTTGGCTTTGACATTTTCCTGACGGTGCGCGACGGCACCATCGATACGGGTCTTGGTCTTCGTCTTAGCCCGCCGCTCACCCATTTCGCCGTGGCGGTAATGGGGCTGATCCTCACCGAAAACCTTTATCGTAACGCCAGCCGCTCCCGGCTGTGGTCGGTGAAGCTCTTGATCGCGGGGCTGGCAAGCCTTTACGGCTATCACATCGTGCGCGAAATTCCGCCCCTTCTTGGCGGCGAGATGATCGTGCCTTTCGCTCTGGCCGAGCCACTTCTTTATCTGGTCTGCCTGCCGTTGTTTGTGGTGACGGCGGTGCGTAGCCAATCCTTGCGGCTGAAGGTTCATTCCTCGCGCCGTGTCGTCTTTCATTCCGCCACACTGATCGTAGCGGGTATTATCCTTCAAGGCACTGCCGCGGCCGCGCTTTATGTGCGCCATTTCGGCGGCACCCCCGCGACGGTACTGGCCATCGTGCTGGGCTTCTCGTCTTTGGTGGCGCTGATCGTGGCGCTCTCTGCCGAAACGGTGCGCTCGCAAATCCGTACCTTCATCAACGAGAACTTCTACAGCTACAAATACGATTACCGCCAGGAATGGATGAAGTTCAATCAATCGCTCACCCGCTATGAAGATCGCGGCGGGCCGGAGCGCGCGCTGTTCGCCCTGTCCGATCTTTTGGATAGCCCAGGAGGCGCGATTTTCGTGCGTCGCCAAGGCTGGAAACAATTCGCGCGGCTCGCCTATTCCACCTTCGGGGAAAATCTGGGCCCAATCCAGGAGAGCGATCCGCTTCTGGCGACAATGACGGATCCTGGCTGCGCCTTTATCGAAGCCAGCACGCAGAGCGTCTGGCTAACGCGTTTTCCTGAAGCCTGGCTAGTGGTGCCGCTGTTCCACCAAAACACGCTGATCGCGTTTTGCCTTCTAGGTAAGCCGCGCGCAGCCAAAAGGCTTGATTGGGAAGATCGCAGCTTGGTGGGACTCATCGCCAGCCAGCTCGCCGCCGCGCTGGTACATGAGCAAACTGCGCTGGCGCTCGCCGATAGTCAGCAGCTTGCCGAGTTCAACAACCGCGTCAGCTTCGCTTTGCACGATCTAAAAAATACCGCCGGACAGTTAAACCTTCTGGTGCAGAACGCGGAGAAGTTCGGCGATGACGCCGCCTTCCGCTCCGACATGATGGATACCATCCGCCATGCTGGCGATAATCTGCAAAAACTGATCGGCAAGCTGCGCGACGGCGATACGCCACGGCCCGCAAAAACCAAAAGCAGCGTTATCCTCAATGAAGTTCTATCGCGGTGCGCACGAAAGCGGCCGGGCGTGGTTGTGGCGGAAGAAAGCCCCCAGGCGTTGGCTTTGAGCCAGCCTTCGACCTTCGAAAGCGCGCTCGATCACGTTATCGCCAATGCGACCGAGGCAAGCCCTGAGCCGGGCAGCGTATCGCTGTCGCTCGTATCGCGCGAAGGGCGGCTATGTGTTTGCGTACGCGATCAGGGGCCAGGCATGAGCGAGGAATTTCTCGCGCGAGAACTCTTTAGACCCCTGCGCACCACAAAAAAGAAGGGGCTTGGCATTGGCGCATATCAGGCGCGCGCGCTGATGCGCGAATTGGGCGGAGATATAGAGGTGGAAAGCATTGTCGGACAAGGCACCAGCGTGTGGCTGATCCTGCCGCAGGCGCAAGATGCGGAGACGCTGTCATGA